From Elaeis guineensis isolate ETL-2024a chromosome 16, EG11, whole genome shotgun sequence, a single genomic window includes:
- the LOC105060643 gene encoding isoflavone reductase-like protein, which translates to MEAAKKGKILIIGATGYLGKYLTEGSLRLGHPTFILVRESSINTNSEKAKVIKDFKDAGATVLYGDLHDHESLVKAIKLVDIVFSTMGHEHPEQLASQINIVSAIKEAGNVKRYFPSEFGVDVGRIQLLEPAKSVLGIKVKIRQAIRMAGIPFTFVSSNLCATYFLSRLGQVEGDGTPKDEVSIMGDGNAKVIFVCEQDMATYAIKAAEDPRTLNKILYVRPPANIYSQNELVSLWEKKTKNTLRRTYLSEEEVMKKIQGTPYVVSFVYAIAHACFMKGELTNFEIDPSMGIEASNLYCEVKYITVDEYLDKFI; encoded by the exons ATGGAAGCAGCAAAGAAGGGCAAGATCCTAATCATCGGAGCGACGGGGTACCTTGGAAAGTACCTCACTGAGGGGAGCTTGAGATTAGGTCACCCTACCTTCATTCTAGTGAGGGAAAGCTCCATTAACACTAATTCAGAAAAGGCCAAGGTCATCAAAGATTTCAAAGATGCTGGAGCCACTGTGCTCTAT GGAGATTTGCATGACCACGAGAGCTTGGTGAAGGCAATTAAGCTGGTGGATATCGTCTTCTCGACGATGGGCCATGAGCACCCAGAGCAGCTGGCGAGTCAGATTAACATCGTCTCAGCCATTAAAGAGGCTGGAAATGTGAAG AGATACTTTCCATCAGAGTTTGGGGTTGATGTCGGTCGAATCCAACTTTTGGAGCCAGCAAAAAGCGTGCTCGGAATAAAGGTTAAAATCAGACAAGCAATAAGGATGGCAGGAATTCCCTTCACCTTTGTCTCAAGCAATCTTTGTGCAACATACTTCCTTTCTAGACTTGGGCAAGTTGAAGGTGATGGGACCCCAAAAGATGAAGTCTCCATCATGGGGGATGGAAACGCCAAAG TTATTTTTGTGTGCGAGCAAGATATGGCAACATATGCCATCAAAGCTGCAGAAGACCCAAGAACTCTGAACAAGATCCTATATGTGAGACCACCAGCTAACATCTACTCTCAAAATGAGCTTGTATCCCTTTGGGAGAAGAAAACTAAGAACACCCTTAGAAGGACTTATCTTTCTGAAGAAGAGGTTATGAAGAAGATCCAAG GCACTCCGTATGTGGTCTCTTTTGTTTATGCTATCGCACACGCATGCTTCATGAAGGGAGAGTtgaccaactttgagatagatccCTCAATGGGAATAGAGGCCTCAAATCTCTACTGCGAAGTCAAGTATATCACCGTCGATGAATATCTTGACAAATTCATATGA